The Rhineura floridana isolate rRhiFlo1 chromosome 15, rRhiFlo1.hap2, whole genome shotgun sequence genome window below encodes:
- the PTAFR gene encoding platelet-activating factor receptor, whose translation MITAMMSSKGETANISLLGIKAVECHVDSEFRYTLFTVYYSIIFILGFIANSYVLWLFTRVYATKKLNEIKIFMVNLTTADLLFLATLPMWIIYYHNKGNWIMPSFLCNLAGYLFFVNTYCSVAFLGVITYNRFQAVTKPISAAQSTTRRRGIYVTAAIWVLIAGPSTYFLFGTGTTKEGSLTRCFERYDTSSDNTPVLVSHIIICICFFIAFLIVLVCNAFIIRTLLSQQPQARKSAHIRQRALWLVCTVQAVFVLCFVPHHIVDLPWTLMVLNKWEISCRSKKLWNDIHQVTLFLLGANCVLDPVIYCFLTKKFRKHLSENLRNIKDSRKCSRQITETTVDGMLPLEECHRVSIKP comes from the coding sequence ATGATTACTGCGATGATGTCTAGCAAGGGTGAAACTGCAAATATCTCATTGCTTGGCATTAAGGCTGTGGAATGCCACGTGGATTCCGAGTTCAGATATACCCTGTTCACTGTCTACTACAGCATCATCTTCATCCTGGGCTTTATCGCAAACAGCTACGTCCTGTGGCTTTTCACACGGGTTTACGCGACTAAGAAATTAAACGAAATCAAAATATTCATGGTCAACTTGACAACGGCTGACCTACTCTTCCTGGCCACGTTGCCAATGTGGATCATATATTACCACAACAAAGGGAACTGGATCATGCCCAGTTTTTTGTGTAACTTGGCTGGCTACTTGTTCTTTGTCAACACTTACTGCTCAGTTGCCTTCCTGGGGGTCATAACATACAACCGGTTCCAAGCAGTCACGAAGCCCATTTCAGCAGCTCAGTCTACCACACGACGAAGGGGCATCTATGTCACGGCTGCTATCTGGGTCCTGATCGCTGGCCCTTCCACGTACTTCCTATTTGGCACGGGCACTACTAAAGAGGGCTCTTTAACGCGCTGTTTTGAGCGTTATGACACAAGCAGTGATAATACTCCTGTCCTTGTTTCCCACATCATCATTTGCATTTGTTTCTTCATTGCTTTTCTGATTGTCCTGGTATGCAATGCATTTATTATCCGGACACTGCTCTCCCAACAACCTCAAGCTCGGAAAAGTGCCCACATCAGGCAAAGGGCGCTTTGGTTGGTGTGCACCGTCCAGGCTGTCTTTGTGCTGTGTTTTGTGCCTCACCACATTGTGGACCTGCCCTGGACCTTGATGGTGCTGAATAAATGGGAAATAAGCTGTCGGAGCAAGAAGTTGTGGAATGATATCCATCAAGTGACCCTGTTCCTCCTGGGTGCCAACTGTGTATTGGATCCTGTCATTTACTGCTTCCTTACCAAAAAATTCAGGAAACATCTTTCTGAGAATCTGAGAAACATAAAAGACAGTCGTAAGTGTTCCAGGCAAATAACTGAGACCACCGTGGACGGGATGCTGCCTCTTGAAGAGTGCCACCGTGTCTCCATCAAGCCTTAA